One stretch of Eupeodes corollae chromosome 2, idEupCoro1.1, whole genome shotgun sequence DNA includes these proteins:
- the LOC129945243 gene encoding uncharacterized protein LOC129945243 has protein sequence MPPKCDKGGAFSICLMCSEGETDRMVQCDSCDKWYHYDCVGVDDGVADVSWSCEFCTNPRSNPITTSAYAASTEPLSGLMSSFTIHPQTSSSPSTSHLVTTANAQPNTTTGIQVSSSSVQYTNFPSYLPLRPVPMVTRQSHLIPEQHLPISYVPSGTTALFTDARMSSPINFTRTSMYTPTMITWATNLHVSEAQQHLPATSSSQHEFLRMTAEPATFSQHASQRVTAIPATLPKVVDVSLQQKELQMEMLEEEKKLHQRYLERKYQILSSSDGCSAAPQQNNFHFNSSAIGTSLGLGPSPAQIAARQVLPKQLPVFSGDPEEWPLFLSSFNNSTALAGYSDAENLMRLQASLKGKAREIVRNKLLLPSLVPEIIQTLKMCFGRPEYIIENMIDRARKLPPPKDKLENIIEFALSVSNICSTMEACQMSAHLNNPMLVKEFVDKLPSQYKLSWAMQQKEERVPIVKSFSTWLHNIAEAASQVVSPFSSKKSGVMNTHTEVKQPSVHKTACIACNCADHKISNCGAFKKMTYNKKWEMVKANKLCRQCLNSHRRRCNLNSECGVESCKAKHHPLLHKPTALVSHVRNQVSENNLYANPSVALNVNTHSDADEGEKPYFRIIPVRLHSKNIFIDTFAFLDEGSSVTLIERSIFEILGLSGVSEPLCLRWTGDTTRVEENSIRTTIEISNKTSKAKHTMHGVHTVEKLSLPMQTLDMDAITQGYPYLADLPIQSYQDARPTILIGVDNWKLAVPLKVREGSWNQPIATKTRLGWTLQGCVPNRQQVCCLNIHACNCDRHSDDLHEAMKAFFKLESSSTTICSHEDKRALQILESTCKSLDNQYEIGLPWRHDNQKMPDSYKTAFNRLMCLQKKFKREANLKDKMQAEIDNLLIKGYASKLNVVKVATSNNPVWYLPIFVTQNPNKPNRVRLVWDAAAKSNGRSLNDFLLTGPDLLTSLVEVLLAFRIGQVAICGDIAEMFHQIKVREQDMHAQRFLWWEKEDSLDQPSCYVMSALTFGMNCAPCIAHYIRNKNADQFQQLHPRAVEAIKNYHYVDDFIDSVDTEEEALCLANDVKTIHLSAGFNIRNWASNSSWVVHQLTSNGSPVQAHKTLGSTEKVLGMYWDPNNDVFKYIFRFVRLKRDVLDEHVRPTKRETLQVLMSIFDPLGFVTCFTIGLKILLQEVWRSGIDWDGELSEDLYSKWLQWKSLIPSIKAIEIPRCYSRLLVNSENVQIHTFVDAGEHAYAAVCYLRVQRGNEVSVAIVASKSKVAPLKPVSIPRLELQAAVLGIRLSIKVQAVRRLPITSRFWWSDSKTVLKWLRMDPRKFQQFVMFRVGEILEHSNAKEWKWVPSKLNTADLATKVSSQINSELWFTGPKFLAYGVEDWPTCDDLGPVDTTEVRHHLLHATASNVRTSVSISMNVEYFSDWRRLYRALAMFKLYIEKLKAVVRNKPIPNQVSYEILQDAKVQLYKCAQMSVFSQDISNLERGKIINSNSKLIPLNVYLDGSGILRIRSRAENLNNQPDAIVLPKNHHVTFLIVRSWHENHHHVSHETTINKIRGMFYIPRLRVLYKSVRKKCQRCKNYYAMPAVPQMATLPAARLAVFERPFTFVGIDYFGPISTIIGRRREKRWGVIFTCLTVRAVHIEVAHSLDTSSCIMCIRNFISRRGMPREIYTDNGTNFKATEKILCDEYKNINYSTVASKYDGLRWKFNPPAAPHMGGAWERLVRSIKTILYSMAPRNFNDETLRCALWEVEFLINSRPLTFVSLESCDDEAITPNHLLLGSTTGYKPICENDIDLRQRWHQTQVFADRFWQRWVKDYTPMLARRGKWFEKQPPLAPGDVVVIVDENLPRNSWPKGIIESVVTAKDGQVRRAMVKTQTGMLERPTSKIAVLDVDKG, from the coding sequence atgcccCCAAAGTGTGATAAAGGTGGTGCCTTTTCAATCTGCCTTATGTGCAGTGAAGGGGAAACAGATCGCATGGTGCAATGTGATTCTTGTGATAAATGGTATCACTACGATTGCGTCGGAGTTGATGATGGAGTGGCAGATGTCAGTTGGAGTTGCGAATTTTGCACAAATCCACGATCAAATCCAATCACTACTAGCGCCTATGCTGCTTCGACCGAACCGCTCAGTGGCCTCATGTCAAGTTTCACAATCCATCCACAAACATCTTCATCGCCCTCGACATCACACCTAGTGACGACAGCAAACGCGCAGCCAAATACGACCACAGGAATACAGGTGAGCTCATCGAGTGTTCAATATACAAACTTCCCGTCATACTTGCCACTCCGGCCAGTTCCTATGGTCACAAGGCAATCGCATTTGATTCCAGAACAACACCTACCGATATCATATGTACCAAGTGGTACCACAGCATTATTTACTGATGCACGAATGAGTTCCCCAATTAATTTCACACGTACAAGTATGTATACACCTACGATGATTACATGGGCAACAAATCTCCATGTTTCTGAAGCGCAACAACATCTGCCAGCAACATCGTCATCGCAACATGAATTTTTGCGAATGACAGCTGAACCAGCAACATTTTCACAACATGCTTCTCAGCGAGTGACAGCTATCCCAGCAACATTGCCAAAAGTTGTTGACGTTTCGCTACAGCAAAAAGAATTGCAAATGGAGATGctagaggaagaaaaaaagttaCACCAGCGGTATTtagaaagaaaatatcaaatattatcCAGTTCGGATGGATGTTCTGCAGCTCCACAACAAAATAACTTCCATTTCAACTCATCCGCGATTGGAACATCTCTCGGCCTTGGTCCATCTCCCGCTCAAATAGCTGCGCGACAAGTGCTCCCGAAACAATTACCAGTATTCAGCGGCGACCCTGAGGAGTGGCCCCTGTTTTTGAGTAGCTTCAATAACAGCACAGCATTAGCAGGATACAGCGATGCCGAAAATTTAATGCGCCTGCAAGCAAGTTTGAAAGGTAAGGCACGTGAAATTGTTCGCAATAAGCTCCTTCTGCCCAGCTTAGTTCCAGAGATAATACAAACTCTTAAGATGTGTTTTGGTCGACCGGAATACATCATCGAAAACATGATTGACAGAGCAAGGAAACTTCCACCACCAAAAGACAAGTTGGAGAACATTATTGAGTTCGCATTGTCAGTGAGCAACATTTGTTCTACAATGGAAGCTTGTCAGATGTCCGCACATCTTAACAATCCGATGCTGGTCAAGGAGTTTGTCGATAAGTTGCCAAGTCAATATAAGCTGAGTTGGGCTATGCAGCAAAAAGAAGAGCGAGTTCCTATAGTGAAATCATTTAGCACCTGGCTGCATAATATTGCTGAAGCCGCTAGTCAAGTCGTTTCACCATTCTCATCGAAAAAGAGCGGCGTGATGAACACCCACACTGAGGTCAAGCAACCATCAGTCCATAAAACAGCTTGTATTGCTTGCAACTGTGCCGATCACAAGATTTCCAACTGTGGAGCGTTCAAGAAGATGACCTATAACAAAAAATGGGAAATGGTGAAAGCCAACAAGTTGTGTCGCCAGTGTCTTAATTCACATCGCCGAAGGTGTAACCTCAACAGTGAATGTGGAGTTGAAAGCTGCAAGGCGAAGCATCACCCACTGCTACATAAGCCCACCGCTCTTGTAAGTCATGTAAGGAACCAAGTAAgtgaaaacaatttgtatgcgaaTCCGAGTGTAGCTTTAAATGTAAATACTCACAGCGATGCTGACGAGGGGGAGAAACCCTATTTTCGTATCATTCCGGTTCGccttcattcaaaaaatatttttatagacaCATTTGCCTTTCTAGATGAGGGTTCATCAGTGACACTGATTGAAAGaagcatttttgaaattctagGCCTTTCTGGTGTTAGTGAGCCTTTATGTTTACGCTGGACTGGCGACACAACTCGAGTTgaagaaaattcaattcgaaCCACCATCGAGATTTCAAATAAGACGAGCAAAGCCAAACATACTATGCATGGTGTTCATACCGTGGAAAAGCTTTCCCTTCCGATGCAAACGTTGGACATGGATGCAATCACACAAGGTTACCCTTACTTGGCTGACTTACCAATTCAGTCATACCAGGATGCTCGCCCCACAATTCTCATCGGAGTAGACAACTGGAAGTTGGCAGTGCCTCTCAAGGTTCGTGAAGGTTCCTGGAACCAACCAATCGCCACTAAAACCCGATTAGGATGGACTTTACAAGGATGTGTACCCAATCGTCAACAAGTCTGCTGCCTCAACATACATGCATGTAACTGTGACCGACATTCTGATGATCTTCATGAAGCAATGAAAGCCTTTTTCAAATTGGAATCATCGTCAACCACTATATGTTCACATGAAGACAAAAGAGCCCTGCAGATATTGGAATCAACTTGTAAGTCACTGGATAACCAGTACGAGATTGGATTGCCTTGGCGCCACGATAATCAAAAGATGCCTGATAGCTATAAAACCGCATTCAACCGACTTATGTGCCTCCAGAAAAAATTCAAACGCGAAGCCAACCTGAAGGATAAAATGCAAGCCGAAATAGACAATCTTTTGATTAAGGGCTATGCAAGTAAGCTGAATGTGGTAAAAGTAGCGACAAGCAACAATCCTGTATggtatttaccaatttttgtcaCCCAAAACCCGAATAAGCCGAATAGAGTTCGTCTTGTTTGGGATGCTGCAGCAAAATCCAACGGACGTTCGCTTAATGACTTCCTTCTTACTGGACCCGACCTTTTAACATCACTGGTGGAGGTTTTATTAGCCTTCAGGATTGGCCAGGTGGCTATCTGTGGTGATATTGCTGAGATGTTTCACCAGATCAAGGTGAGGGAGCAGGACATGCACGCACAACGATTCTTATGGTGGGAAAAGGAGGACTCATTAGATCAGCCTAGCTGTTACGTCATGAGTGCCTTAACATTCGGGATGAATTGCGCTCCCTGCATAGCGCATTACATTCGCAACAAAAACGCCGACCAGTTTCAACAACTTCACCCTCGAGCAGTGGAAGCCATCAAAAACTATCACTACGTAGATGACTTCATCGATAGCGTGGACACTGAGGAGGAAGCCCTGTGCTTGGCAAATGATGTTAAGACAATTCACTTGTCTGCTGGCTTCAATATCCGCAATTGGGCGTCCAACTCTTCTTGGGTAGTTCATCAGCTGACCAGCAACGGCTCTCCTGTACAAGCTCATAAGACTTTAGGGTCCACTGAGAAAGTCCTTGGTATGTACTGGGATCCTAATAACGAtgtctttaaatatatttttagattcgTTCGACTGAAGCGTGATGTGTTGGATGAGCATGTAAGACCGACAAAACGAGAGACCTTGCAAGTTCTCATGTCCATATTCGACCCACTTGGTTTCGTTACCTGCTTTACCATTGGGTTGAAAATCCTTCTCCAAGAAGTCTGGCGTTCCGGTATTGATTGGGATGGTGAGCTTTCTGAAGATCTGTACTCCAAGTGGCTTCAATGGAAATCTTTGATACCATCAATAAAAGCTATTGAAATTCCCCGCTGCTACAGTCGACTGCTGGTCAATTCCGAGAATGTCCAAATACACACGTTTGTGGATGCTGGAGAACACGCTTACGCAGCAGTATGTTACTTGCGTGTGCAACGTGGAAACGAAGTCTCCGTCGCCATAGTAGCTTCAAAATCAAAAGTCGCCCCGCTTAAACCAGTCTCAATTCCGAGACTTGAGCTCCAAGCAGCTGTTTTAGGCATAAGACTGTCTATTAAGGTGCAAGCAGTCCGTCGTCTACCTATTACATCCAGATTTTGGTGGTCAGACTCAAAAACGGTTTTGAAGTGGCTGCGAATGGACCCCAGGAAATTTCAACAGTTTGTTATGTTCCGTGTGGGCGAGATACTGGAGCATTCGAACGCCAAGGAGTGGAAATGGGTGCCCTCAAAACTGAACACAGCCGACCTGGCCACAAAGGTATCGTCGCAGATAAATAGCGAATTGTGGTTCACCGGACCGAAGTTTTTGGCCTATGGAGTTGAAGATTGGCCAACATGTGATGACCTTGGACCCGTCGATACAACAGAAGTTAGACATCATTTGCTTCACGCTACAGCTTCAAATGTAAGAACTTCAGTTTCAATAAGCATGAACGTAGAATACTTTTCTGATTGGAGACGACTATACCGTGCGTTGGCTATGTTCAAGCTATACATCGAAAAGCTAAAAGCTGTTGTCCGAAATAAACCCATTCCAAACCAAGTGTCTTATGAAATTCTTCAAGACGCTAAGGTACAACTCTACAAATGCGCACAGATGAGTGTATTCAGCCAGGACATATCGAACTTAGAACGGGGTAAGATTATTAAcagcaattcaaaactaataccTTTGAACGTTTACCTAGATGGTTCTGGCATTCTAAGGATACGGAGTAGAGCTGAGAATCTTAATAACCAACCAGATGCTATCGTCTTACCAAAGAATCATCACGTGACGTTCCTGATTGTTCGTTCCTGGCATGAGAACCACCACCACGTATCACACGAAACGACCATTAACAAAATCAGAGGGATGTTTTACATTCCACGACTGCGTGTACTATACAAATCCGTGCGGAAGAAGTGCCAAAGGTGCAAAAATTACTATGCTATGCCTGCAGTTCCACAGATGGCCACCTTACCAGCTGCAAGGTTAGCAGTGTTCGAGCGCCCTTTTACATTTGTTGGCATTGATTATTTTGGGCCCATTTCCACAATAATTGGACGAAGACGCGAGAAAAGATGGGGCGTAATATTTACGTGCCTCACCGTTCGTGCCGTGCACATAGAGGTGGCACACAGCTTAGACACTAGCTCATGCATTATGTGCATACGGAACTTCATATCACGCCGTGGAATGCCTCGAGAAATCTATACAGATAACGGCACAAATTTCAAGGCCACTGAAAAAATTTTATGTGATGAATACAAAAACATCAACTACTCAACTGTTGCGTCCAAATACGATGGACTTAGATGGAAGTTCAACCCACCGGCAGCACCGCACATGGGAGGGGCCTGGGAAAGGCTTGTCCGATCCATCAAAACTATATTGTATAGTATGGCTCCAAGGAACTTCAACGATGAAACACTGAGATGCGCGCTATGGGAGGTGGAATTCTTAATCAATTCCCGTCCACTCACATTTGTGTCACTTGAGTCCTGCGACGACGAAGCCATCACCCCAAATCATCTTTTACTAGGCTCAACAACTGGGTACAAGCCTATTTGCGAAAACGACATAGACCTGCGACAGCGTTGGCATCAAACCCAGGTGTTTGCTGATAGATTTTGGCAGAGATGGGTAAAAGACTACACACCTATGCTTGCACGACGAGGTAAGTGGTTTGAAAAACAGCCTCCTTTAGCCCCTGGTGACGTGGTTGTCATCGTGGACGAAAACCTACCCCGAAACAGCTGGCCAAAGGGTATCATTGAAAGCGTAGTAACCGCGAAAGACGGTCAAGTCCGAAGAGCTATGGTGAAAACTCAAACGGGAATGCTAGAACGACCAACAAGCAAGATTGCCGTCCTAGACGTCGATAAAGGCTAA